From Epinephelus lanceolatus isolate andai-2023 chromosome 5, ASM4190304v1, whole genome shotgun sequence, the proteins below share one genomic window:
- the plcg2 gene encoding 1-phosphatidylinositol 4,5-bisphosphate phosphodiesterase gamma-2, which produces MASRGQQGEMTEYKKIRIKRDLEMGVVMTVFRQKAERLTVQVIMETRQVAWTRTADKTDGVLDLFEIREIRPGRNSKDFERFKDGKDKHDENTCFTIFYGSQFVLNTLSLGADSVEEAQKWLIGLELLRKETLEAPTPVLVESWLRKQMYSVNQTKTNSISMKELKALLALLNYKAPSSRTLKDKFLEVGAKKDRLDFEQFHKLYNLIMFEQNEILDEFKKESCAFILGNTDKPDASAVLLHDFQRFLIYQQKETWASDLNKVRELMTTFIDDTMRKTNDPEFTVSEFLSFLFSKENSVWDEKYSEIRNLDMNNPLSHYWISSSHNTYLTGDQLRSESSTEAYVRCLRLGCRCVELDCWEGPGEPIIYHGWTRTTKIKFEDVVKAINNHAFVTSEFPLILSIEEHCPLEQQRQMARIFKEVFGDKLLTEPVEQMAEQLPSPTQLKGKIILKHKKLSVEGGGVSKDFRKGQKQGDLEIWDPVDQRWNRHYCVISDDKLYYAEEYEDEDEDPRKYQDMHCSEPWFHGHMREGRVMAERLIQDYCAETGGRDGTFLVRPSDTYVTDFTLSFWRSGRVQHCRIRSGTEGGHTYYYLTPNLHFATVYAVIQHYRENPLRCQDFELRLTDPVPQPNPHLQEGWFYSNLSRGQAEDYLLRIPRDGAFLIRQREGEPDSFAITFRGDGKVKHCRIQKEGSMYLLGTTTEFESLVELVNYFKKKPLYRKIKLRYPVTPELVDHFSTEKGCASLYEVKTYVEPNEIEPSLPQSTVKAIYSYQAERPDELNFSKGALIHNVTKESDGWWKGDHGGKLQLYFPSNYVEEVSSSTKPETKGQDMEDNPLGELCKGVVDISKCNIQNLKNGKNGKPNVLTLQDVEQDSLQFDLATDALEELFEWYQVAWDITQREMSKQYNREQEIRQQEEVEKKAEVAMEMSDLVVYCQPRSKEKDRFDSYSYKEIRSFVENKIPGKSRTKDFLRYNRKALSRIYPKGQRVESSNYDPYPLWAVGSHMVALNYQTADKYTQLNSALFSLNGRTGYVLQPELMRADNYDPYQEKKKVKYDIAVRVIAARHLPKPGRSIASPFVEIELCGHTEEKFKTIVYRDNGLNPVWKSPADAVIFTVYEPELTFLRFVVNEEDMFSDPNFLAQATFPVKGIRSGYRSVPLKNGYSEDLELASLLVYINVQQAGRAEEELYSSSSQLKKKQVELSEPFLYDTHTNIQRAAVPRQHNHLMREGSTSENHRTKEKKVNNSKFYS; this is translated from the exons ATGGCTTCTAGGGGGCAGCAAGGCGAGATGACGGAGTACAAGAAGATTCGGATCAAACGGGACTTGGAGATGGGCGTGGTCATGACGGTGTTTCGGCAGAAGGCGGAGCGACTCACCGTGCAGGTCATTATGGAGACCCGGCAGGTGGCATGGACACGCACTGCAGACAAAACTGATGGTGTCT TGGACCTTTTTGAGATCAGAGAGATCCGTCCAGGAAGGAACTCCAAGGACTTTGAGCGCTTTAAAGATGGCAAGGACAAACACGACGAAAATACCTGCTTCACGATCTTCTATGGCTCACAGTTTGTTCTCAACACCCTCAGTCTGGGAG CTGATTCTGTTGAGGAAGCACAGAAATGGCTGATAGGACTAGAATTGCTGAGGAAAGAGACACTGGAAGCACCAACTCCGGTTCTTGTAgagag tTGGCTGAGGAAGCAGATGTATTCTGTCAatcagaccaaaacaaacag CATCTCCATGAAGGAGCTGAAGGCTCTGCTAGCTTTGCTCAACTACAAGGCCCCCAGCTCTCGTACTCTCAAAGACAAATTCCTG GAAGTGGGAGCAAAGAAAGACCGCCTGGACTTTGAGCAGTTTCATAAATTATACAACCTTATAATGTTTGAACAGAATGAG ATCCTTGATGAGTTCAAAAAGGAATCATGTGCTTTTATTCTGGG TAACACAGATAAACCAGATGCCTCAGCAGTTCTGCTCCATGACTTCCAACGATTCCTCATCTACCAGCAAAAG GAAACCTGGGCCAGTGACCTGAACAAAGTTAGAGAACTGATGACTACCTTCATTGATGACACCATGAGAAAAACCAATGATCCGGAGTTCACCGTCAGTGAG TTCCTTAGTTTCCTGTTTTCCAAGGAGAACTCTGTGTGGGATGAGAAGTACTCAGAGATCAGAAACTTGGACATGAACAACCCTCTGTCCCATTACTGGATCAGCTCCTCACACAACAC CTACCTGACAGGTGATCAGCTTCGAAGTGAGTCGTCCACAGAGGCTTATGTGCGCTGTCTGCGTCTTGGATGCCGTTGTGTTGAAT TGGACTGCTGGGAGGGGCCTGGGGAGCCAATAATCTACCACGGCTGGACCAGGACGACCAAGATCAAGTTTGAGGATGTGGTCAAGGCCATTAATAATCATGCTTTTGTCACATCAGA GTTCCCACTGATCCTCTCCATAGAGGAGCATTGCCCTctagagcagcagcgtcagatggctCGAATTTTCAAGGAAGTGTTTGGAGACAAACTGCTGACTGAACCTGTGGAGCAGATGGCTGAGCAGCTACCTTCACCTACACAGCTGAAGGGCAAGATCATACTTAAG CACAAGAAGCTCAgtgtggagggaggaggagtaAGTAAGGACTTCAGGAAAGGGCAGAAACAGGGAGATCTGGAGATCTGGGACCCTGTGGACCAG CGGTGGAACAGGCACTACTGTGTGATCTCTGATGACAAGCTATACTATGCAGAGGAGTACGAAGACGAGGACGAAGATCCCAGGAAG TACCAGGACATGCACTGTTCAGAGCCATGGTTTCATGGTCACATGAGAGAGGGCAGGGTGATGGCTGAGCGACTGATCCAGGATTACTGTGCAGAGACTGGGGGAAGAGACGGCACCTTCTTGGTTCGACCGAGCGATACCTATGTCACAGACTTCACCCTCTCCTTTTG GCGCAGTGGGAGGGTCCAGCACTGTCGTATCCGCTCAGGCACAGAGGGGGGACACACTTACTACTACCTGACGCCAAACCTGCATTTTGCCACCGTGTACGCCGTGATCCAGCACTACAGAGAAAACCCGCTGCGCTGCCAAGACTTTGAACTGCGCCTCACTGACCCTGTACCACAGCCCAACCCACATCTACAAGAAGG GTGGTTCTACAGCAACCTAAGCAGAGGTCAGGCAGAGGATTACCTGCTGAGGATTCCTAGAGATGGAGCGTTCCTCATCcggcagagagaaggagaaccAGACTCTTTTGCCATCACATTCAG AGGTGATGGTAAGGTGAAACACTGTCGGATCCAGAAGGAGGGCAGCATGTATCTGCTGGGCACCACAACAGAGTTTGAGAGCCTGGTGGAGCTGGTCAACTACTTCAAGAAGAAGCCACTGTATCGCAAGATCAAGCTACGTTACCCAGTCACCCCTGAGCTGGTGGACCACTTCAGCACA GAAAAAGGCTGTGCCTCTCTGTATGAGGTGAAGACATATGTGGAACCTAACGAGATTGAGCCCTCACTG CCTCAAAGTACAGTCAAGGCTATATATAGCTACCAGGCTGAAAGGCCAGATGAGCTCAACTTCAGTAAAGGAGCTTTGATACACAACGTAACAAAGGAAAGTGATGGATG GTGGAAAGGTGACCATGGTGGAAAGTTGCAGCTGTACTTCCCATCTAACTATGTAGAGGAAGTGTCCAGCAGCACCAAACCTGAGACCAAAGGACAG GACATGGAAGACAACCCACTTGGTGAACTTTGCAAGGGTGTTGTGGACATCTCCAAGTGCAACATCCAAAATT TGAAGAATGGTAAAAATGGGAAGCCCAACGTGTTGACCCTGCAGGACGTGGAGCAGGACAGTCTGCAGTTTGACCTGGCAACAGATGCTCTGGAGGAGCTGTTTGAATGGTACCAAGTGGCCTGGGACATTACTCAGAGAGAGATGAGCAAGCAGTATAACAGGGAACAAGAG atcagacagcaggaggaagtggagaagAAGGCGGAGGTTGCCATGGAGATGTCGGACCTAGTGGTCTACTGTCAGCCACGTAGCAAGGAGAAGGACCGCTTTg ACAGTTACAGCTATAAAGAGATCCGCTCCTTCGTGGAGAACAAGATCCCAGGAAAGAGTCGCACCAAGGACTTCCTGCGCTACAACCGCAAGGCTCTGAGTCGCATCTACCCAAAAGGCCAGCGTGTGGAGTCCTCCAACTACGACCCTTACCCACTGTGGGCCGTTGGCAGTCACATGGTGGCTCTCAACTACCAGACTGCAG ATAAATACACCCAACTGAACAGTGCCCTCTTCAGTCTGAATGGACGTACGGGTTATGTGCTGCAGCCGGAGCTAATGCGCGCTGATAACTACGACCCTtaccaggagaagaagaaggtcaAGTACGACATTGCAGTTAGG GTGATTGCTGCCAGACACCTTCCTAAGCCCGGCCGCAGCATCGCCAGTCCATTTGTGGAGATTGAGCTGTGTGGTCACACAGAGGAGAAGTTCAAGACTATTGTCTACC GTGATAATGGTCTGAATCCAGTATGGAAATCCCCAGCAGACGCTGTAATTTTCACAGTGTATGAGCCTGAACTCACCTTCTTGCGTTTTGTAGTCAACGAGGAGGACATGTTCTCAGACCCCAACTTCCTGGCTCAGGCCACATTTCCTGTCAAAGGCATCCGCTCAG GTTACCGCTCTGTACCTCTAAAGAATGGCTACAGTGAAGACTTAGAGTTAGCCTCTCTGCTGGTCTACATCAATGTACAACAAGCAGGg AGAGCGGAAGAGGAGCTGTACTCATCCTCCAGCCAGCTGAAGAAAAAGCAGGTGGAGCTCAGCGAACCTTTTCtgtatgacacacacaccaacattcAGCGCGCCGCCGTCCCTCGCCAACATAACCACCTCATGAGAGAGGGCAGCACCAGCGAAAACCACAG gacaaaagaaaagaaggtAAACAACAGTAAGTTCTACTCATGA